Genomic DNA from Corylus avellana chromosome ca4, CavTom2PMs-1.0:
CACATACCTGTTAAGGAGTTTGTGTTGTGTTGAGAGATTAGACTGAGTTCTGCAGATGGAAAGCTCTCCGTTCATTTCCTGAAGAGTGAAAATCAGTTTTGTCGGCTCTACATGCGTGGGCTATAAGCCTATAGCTTTGCCATGTGTACGGTCGGGTTGGAGACGTGGCAGATCTGCAGGGGACCACGTGGTAGTTGGTAAAGGTTACGGAGGGAGTATTTCTTCCTACAATAATCCTATCTTGACACGAATTACGGGCAGTGATTGGCAGCACgtggcgtgcgtggcacgcccacgTACGCccgtgcaattttttttttttttttttttttttaattttttattttgtggcaCCCTGCGTGCTGTTTTCATTTAGCCCACGAATTACAGGTTTATGAGTTCTCTTCTTGCATGTGTTGCGCCTGTTGCCCACAGGAAATTGGGGTAGATCTAATCCTTGTAAATTCATCGTCTTTAGCAATTAGCTGCTCGAATGGACTTACTTATATCTATTCgaataaatgtttttttgtcaCTTTCTTAAGAGTAGTTAAGTAGGTGATTGGGTcttatttattctcttttaaatGTGTCGTTTAGATTATTACTACTTCTAAAAACACATCACGTCCGATGAATTAAATCGACCAATTTCACAAATGGGCCTGGGCCTCTTAAAGCACAGGTCCAGGTAGCTGTGGCACTCGGCCTGCCCGGCTtgttaataatgaaaaaaaaaaagaaagaaaaaaaaaagtaatatatacatatatttttaaatatatatatatatatataatgcaaggGTGTTATTATCATTTTGTTCAATTGCTAATTTGCTGTGCTGTGATGTGTTTTTCGTTTGGCTGAGTGTAAGGGACTAATAGTTTAGAGGGTTAATTGCAACTTTGTAAAGTTTGAGAAACATTACAATTATGGTgtaaatttaaaagaagagaTAACCATTTTAGTGGGAATGTTATTtcaagtattatatatatatatatatatatatatatatatatattttctctaacCACACTGAAAAAGAGTGTTAAGAGTATATACGTACTCTAACATCAAGACTATTTTATTCATGTCcctaaggggtagttcaattggctggagACCATGGTTCATGAAGTGGATGTCATAATCTTCCTCCCCTCTCCTCCTCCATCTTGTGTGGATatagtgggaaaaaaaaaaaaaaaagtttttttttttttttaatagaatagctTTTCCACGTACCAAAATACCATATATATGTTTAAGATGAATAACTACACTAAGATGGGACTTATTTATAGTAGAGTGGGGTCGGTTAGAATAGGAAAATGCAACCagaatatataaaatcatacaattaaaacaaattaatagtgtataatataaaattatacaaggaaagaaataaacatatataagataCGGCGCATAGAGGGTAAAAGATTGGCCTGATAGCGTCGGATTATGAGATTAGCTCCATAAGACGAGTACCTctcaaatattctaacaacaaTCGTAATTTTGGCAAATGACCTGTTTGAATccattagaaaataaaaactggAAGGCCAACTGTTCTCTCAGCACTCTGAAAATTGATATGAACAAAGCTTTGAACCGATCATATGATCATCGAATGAGTGGACAAATGAGTCAGACATAAAATGTTATAATCCGTACACAGATTTCATTACACAGAACACTTGGGGAAACCTTAACAACAATAATCCTAGCTACCTCGTCTCGCTAATTAACCTTAAACCCTCACAACTGGAAATGGTCCCTATTGTCAGCGAGAGCCGTGGAAGCGCCTTTAGATGCAGAAAGTTGCAATGAAGGTGGGAACAATGGCAAGCCGCCTTGTTGTGGAGAGGTTATTAAAGACGGCGATTTGTTCAAGTAGCTTGACCCACACCCTATTACATTCTGCACGCTTGAAGGGTATATATGATTCACCGTACGAGAGTCACCCCACTTCAACTTCAGGCTTGAgctttgatgatgatgatcaccCGCGCCCTGATTAATGTTTTCTCTGGCATCACCGACATATGACGTGAGTGCTGCGGCTAAAACTGAATGAAATTTTGGGTTTGATGTGATTGCCTTGGTTGCAGCCACTATGTTTTCTTGGAGAGGAACAGCGGCATTCTGATGATTGTGCATGTAATTTTGGTACAAATGTTCTTGAAATGGTTGTTTTCCAGCTGTGTTTGAGTACTCGATATGGTTGTCATTGTAGGCCGGTTTCCCATAATTGCTGTAGCCGCGATAGCCACCATTCCAGTGACTTTGTAGGGTGTTGGGGTctaaagaagaggaagatgatgaGGAGAAATTGAGGCGCGTTGAAGAGTATCTTGGTGTAGAAGAAAACCTTCcaaaagaagaggaggaggtggATGGTGCAGTGGTGAGGTCGAGAGTGACTGTTGGGTGTGAGTTTGAAGTTGAGAATGAGGAATTTGGAATGTAGAATTGATGTGGTCTTGAGTTTTGGGAGGCGCTGAAGTTGAATCTGTGTAGGTTGGTGGCGGTGGAGCTGGAGATGGGGGCTGTGGCTGACGTCCCGAGACCTCCCTGGGAGCTTGATGAAGAGCGGGATTGAAGCATGGAAGCAGCAGCTGAGGTGGTGGAAGCCATGGCGGTGGCTGAAATTGGAAGCGGGTGGTTGTGTGTTCCTTCATAGGTGGTGATCAAGATGGACATGTCATCAACACATCTTTGCACCTGAAATTTGAGAAAACAGCTAATATGGATCAGTTTACATTAATTTTCGCTACAATAGAATACTTCTACAGTGATTTGTATGGCTCTACAAGCACTTGTTCCTAAAAGATGTCGGATTCAAATTGTatcttaatatataattataactcaacacatgaaatatttaattaaaattgttgatttgatcatttaaataaatattattctatatttaactgaaattggATGAATTGTGAAGTTGggatttaaatttagtttaattaaataggtcggattagggttaacctatatagtcttatatttcaatacaaccCGAACATAACATGTGACATAaggattgtcaatttttgacacgactcaCGAATCCGACATGAATCtaacacaaaataatgggaTAAGGTTGAGaagtttgatatttttaattggggaaacttcacttacccccctatactttcgcgctttttgcagacaccctcctattgttcaaaacctctcactttggtgtatcaaactttcgtttcctttcaaaTACCCCCCTACCGTTAACTTTTGACCTTtctacccctaatttttttttaaaaaaaaattattttttaataaaaaataagggcacgaTTGTAATTTTCTACcctttccgttaggatttaacagaaaatcctaacggaaggggcaaagtgaatggaaacgaaagttggatacaccaaagtgagaggttttgaacaatggggggtgtctgcaaaaagcgcgaaagtatagggggtaagtgaaattccccctttttaattaaatgaatcaaggtacaattaatttatataactatATATTCATACTTCAAAGTGACCCGAACTTGACACACTGCCATTTTTCGAGATGATGGCACAAGTTGAAGTCTTTGATAAGTATTATGTTCATAGTTCTATATATGATAAGCTCCAAGGAATTaattatgctatatatataacgaCATATCAGATTTCAACAAAGGGAGGCAGAAGATCTACCTGTTTCCTCACAGGACATGATGATGAGACTGTGCAACGGTAGTATCCCCGAGGGCATGGATTTCCTTTTGCTATTTTCTGTCCATATTTTCTCCATTGACATCCATCGTTCATCTAAAAAATCATGAAAGTCTCAGCAAATGTTAACTATATATAACACCTTAATTATGAAGTGATCAAATGGTTCTCAGATATTGTAAttgaaatttaattgataatgataCTAACCGTTGGGGTATCGCATCTAGCTCTAACAGAAACCCTAGCTTTCTTCAAAGGATTCTGCTGTAAAACTTCATCATCTGTGCTTCTCGCCGTCTTCAAAACTTTACTTGGAGGCCAAATCTCAGTGGGCTCATCTTCTTTCAGTACTTCTTCAAAGCTATTAATATTGGAGCTTGCAATAATCCTCCTATCTTCGTTTGAGCCCGGCTCAAATCTGCAGTCCAACCGCAATGAAAGTTGTCCATTCATTCTTTCATCATCCTCTTGGCCGCCATTACTCAAATTGCTATTCTTTTTGTCATGCTTTTTAGCCTGATCACTTGACGTCATCCCAAGGCTAAGGGAGACAAGTTCAGGTTCTTCTTTTGCCTGATGGCCGTCGGATCCGGAAGTCGTGTCTGTAGTACTTTTGGCTTCTTCTTGTTGAAGAATATCAAAGAAATGCATTTTTAGGGACTGGTAATCCTTTGCAATTCGTGCTAATAACATCTTtaatctttcattttcttctttaaccTCATCCATTTCAGCTTCAGCTAATTTTAACTGATCCTCCTGCTGTGGcaacagaaaataaagttatcttataatatatatttgacatgGTCAGAAGCTTATacgatgttatatatatatcctaaagTTTCCTTATGCATGCATAACATTAATGGATGAAAATCGAAGGTTCTTACCTGATAATTCTGTCGTGTGGAAAGCAAGTCTTCTGTATTTATTTCCATTGCTAAGGGCACCTGCTAATTTTGGAGAAACTAGGGTTAGAGCATATGTAGTAGGCTTTGagatatatatacaacttgTCCTTTTTCTAGAGAGGAACGAAGGGATGTAGGAAgaaagagggaagaagaagggcaaaatgaaagattaatcactgaaaaataatgaaattattggAACTAAATAATTGATGacaaaaaatgatagaaaatatTCAATTATTACATGCAATTGACAATGAATCTATCTTGACTTTGTCGACCGGTCTGTAAGATTCATCGTCTTAGGTCTTAGGTTGCGCTAAGTCAGATCTACCCACGTGATAAAGATTAAATCATATGGATTTAGTACCTTTGGTCCGCAATATATATGCCTTTTGGAATTAGGTATAATTTTCAAAAGTAAGGTGCATAAAGTTagtaaaaatcatcatttcGGTTGAACAAaccaacatctctctctctatatatttatatgtatatatgtatatacatgtCTCACAGAAAGATGAATAAATATTATCATTCAATTCGGAAAAAACAAGACCATCGACaagagccaaaaaaattgaaaactttcaAGAATTTGTTTATCTGGTCCTTCAAATATCACGGATGTATTTTGTTAATAACATCATTTATAGATcggccaattaaaaaaaaaaaaaaaaaaaaaaaaagttctatatataaaagagagacGTAATCGAAATTCGAATTGCATGgtactaattaataattaagaaattctcagagaaaaacaaaatgatcatGTTTCATGTAGAAAACCATCGATCGTACGTGTGTACGTGAAAGAAATTCACCTTGTTGATCTCCACAGCACTCCCTTCGTCGCCGTTAGATTCCATTTTTCTGTCTTCTCCGACTGTATTAAAAGACATTTCCGATGTATATTGTTCTTCACTGCTTTTGAAACAATTCTAGCTTTTTGTCAGTTCCGTAGGAGTTGagcttctcatatatatatatatatatatatatatataagggctGTAGACCTGAAGACATTTgactttctcttttaaaaaattcaaaccccaGTGCTCATCCTTGCATGTTACTCCGAGAGAATTGTCAAACAGTGTAAAAACACACCAAGAAGCAACAAATTAAaagcttattttttattttactagtTGGCTTCTCaacaatatttatttaattaagagcaaaaaataatattcaaattcaacgTTTATAAGGGTGAGAGAGATCCATAAAAGACCTATTTAACCAACCTGTCAGGTTGAAGATTCATACGTCTGAAATATCAAACGGAAATGGGAATCCATTCTGGTCAAAGTTTAGCCGCGCGCTAATCAACATTAATATCTGGTGCCGTCgaatttaaaattgatgtatTTAATGATgtcatataaatttttataaaaattatattaatattaacattATGTATACTATAAAATACATTGATTTTAAATCATGATTGTGAAATAAatactatttaatttaagtattaataatTCTAGTCCATCGTTCTTATCTCGTTAATCTTTAGTGTATTCCGTCATGGGACAAGGATCGGATGAGTCcagatatataaaaagaaaatattgaaatacaatTTTGTTATTACGTATACACTTTTACATTTCCAAGTATGGAGAGCTAAGTCAGCagatttaaacaaaaattcgcTTTCTTATATCACGACTTGACCAAATGGtccttaaataattaataatggcGGTTCAACACCGGTTATCTAATCGaagtattgttgtttttcttatcACCGCTTGACCAAATCCTCTGTGGATAATTAAAGAGGAGATCGTAGGACTGGTAATGTAATCGGATACGAAATTAGAATATTAGGTTTAGTATAATTGGATTCGGGTCAAGGTTTAACCGGTTAGAGATGAAGGTTCAAATTCATGTTAACCCACTTAACTCCCAACATTCATaattcatataattaaattacatttttactcttaaaaacCGTAAATATATAAAGTTGGGTTATGTTTATTAACAATGATCATAGACCTATTGATTCTTTGGCTTTTCTAGCAATATGAACGTATTTAATTAAGTAATTGTTGTTGAAAACTCAAGATTTGTTTTTCTCCTAAAATGAATAGGatattgagatttttttaatccaaaaacgAATGTGATTAGTTTCTAAGATCACTTTTGGTTTTAGGCATTTTGCTCATTGGTCCAAAAAAGCCCGATCcgatgtatttttttaatagaacaaGGCCCTTTGTAACACGATATAAAGCATTATcaaattgatcttatcatgaaacTAGCTGAGAATGTATATatgtaattaatataatttatactTATAAGATATGAAATTGCGTTAATCACATTATTTCAAGTATGTTGTGTTAGCAAAAAGTATGTCAACTCaaccttttttatattaaacAGATAAATTTGAcatgattaattaaatagatcataTTCGTATtagctcatatatataatcatctACCAATGATTCTAGACAAACCTGAATTGACACCTTGGGGAAGGGAGGATGATAACAAATCATACATACGATTTTTTTGGATCAAGCattgtataaaagaaaaaaaaaagtatatatatatatatagcaacgTAGGAATATATTCCCATGTGAGAGGGACAATACAAAGGATGAAAGGACAACCGAAAGGCAGAAAAGggacaaaacaataaaaagaaaatctcctAACCAGCTGGAAAGGCAACTCAACTACCCAGTACGAAATACGTTCTCTTAAAAACCCCTCCAAGACCTCTGGAATGATCTGTATTATTGAGATCACACAAAACCTTGAAATATATATTGACTTTCACtcttgcctatatatatatatatataggagtaaTAGGACCTCGTGTCAAATATTACAGGCGTTCTTCACCCTACCTGCCATTAAATACTGTGGAGTTTTTCTCTTGCCATTGATTGCCATGGCAAGTGTTAATTTGAAGATCACGTACAGTAGAGATCAGAGACTTCCTTTAGTAGCTCTGAACCTGCCAAACCTGCATGCATATAGAAGAATCCAAATATGCTTAGAAAATGGACAAGAGAAGAATTAACGATCAAGTTTTTTAGCGTCTTGTCTACACATGACACAGCAAGTTCACCGAGAGGCTACCACATCTTATCTTAGGTGTCACATATTCTTTGATTTGGACTCTTTTACCTGTATGCCTAATAACGAAATGAGAAGCCaatttatatatacattatttttcatttttttaaataaggtaGGTAAAAGATATACCATAGGATActaaatcttatatatatattagtcaaCGTCAGGCATGACCATCTTTTGCATTAATCATGGAGAGATTATAGTCACTACGATGTGGCTTTGATGTTTGTATGCAATCTTTGGTCAATCATGGTTGGTTTTTGAAGGGGTTACAActattgttacttttttttattttttttacatgtccgcacaagagacgTGGTctccagtcgattgagctaccctttagGACACAACTATTattactaaaaagaaaataatgattatatatatatatatatatatatatatattaattagcaTCTTATGATCCTAATACAAGAATGACAGGCTcacaatacaaatttttttagcctttaaatttattaaaaataatattttaagtatttatttttcttactttggctcctccaaaaaaaaatgtcaatacaATCTGGCCCTGCGAGTTAAATTTCTAGTTCGATGGGTGCATGTCACTTACTCTTTGGCCAACTTGTCTAACACCTAACGCCACAAATAGAGCCAATTGACCACGTCACAATCAAACACCATTAACCGTTAGAGAAATCTTTGATAACacaaagaaaagtaaaaggaacCATGGCCTACGTACGACTCCGGCCGCCTACCACCCTTGGAGAAAACGAAAATCGTTTGACGTTTATGTATCGGAGAAAACGATAATTTCCTGAACAAATGATTCCCAAATAGTTCAAATAGAGCGCACTTTGCGTCAAttggtcttttcttttcttttattttgtttttgtaattatttattaattgcATCTTATGGTCTTATTAAAACgagaaaaaaacatttatttgaaaagcTTTCGAAAGATTTATTCCAAACAAGTCTATTCTTCTACTATCAAAAGGGGAATCCATTGACTTTACAATCCATTGATGGCCACCGGGGTTGGTTTCATTCTTTGATGTTAAAAGGCGAAAATTCAATATAAGTCATATTATACGAACGCACCgtttgaaattagaaaaaaagaaagaaaagaaaagtactCAAGCAGCTCATGCTTAGCATAAATATTCCTGGTTCAACAACAGCGATTATTCCAACTTTTAAAGAGACATATTTGCAGGGAACTGTTTTCAAATTTGCAATTGATGTATCCACGTCTTTATAGGACCTTCAACTTGCATTAACCTTTTctttgacttttatttttatttatatattacatGACTGCATGTTTTAGATGAATTAATTGCTATTTGATTATAATATACCCAGTACTATTTAGTGTTTGTTTATATCAAAGCGATTAAGtctaaaaaaattacattttaaaatggaaaaattaaggaaagaatttgacattttattttttttattttttttcattttctttattcgtgttactagtGAAAGAGAAAgtgatagaaaataaataacaattaataatcaGAAGCGCTAAGAGCTGAGAGTTTTATTGACTCTTGAAATATTAGAAGCAGATTTCAGCTTTTTAAGTAACCTTCTCTGTCACTTACGTGGACACGATGCCATCCCAAATAGTGCGTCAAAGTTCAACTTAAGAATTTGTTTTCCATATAATCTATTGCTTGtcttcgatctctctctctctctccctctctctctctatatctatatatatataaaatttctcATGTCATTTTCCCTACGTAAGCTATAGCTTAGGTATTAATTTGTAATGGAAGCTGACAAAAGAAGTCTCACTTTCAGCTGCATATTTAAAAGACAAGATATTGTATTTCTAatgtataaattaataataaactgTACAATAAAATTATCTATTTATACTTTTATAAGGccagttgaaaaaaaaaaaaaaaatcacacacacacacactaaatATATAATCAAGAAATAgtacctaattaaaatatagacAATAGCTAATATGATagtgaataaaaattattaccATAGTATACTGATCGATCATATTCTGACACAAATATATATGGTAATATTGTAACAACACATGCAGTAATataatgttattttatattatcttatccttcttttttcctttttcattgcCGTGGCATTATCAATCTACCATTGAATAACAGATTGAGCACCCTCTAAAGAATGACTTGGGTGATATTTGGGAAAATGTCTTAAAGAAAAACGTGTTAgttctttaaaaaatgattggggcatgtacttttatatatatatatatatatatatggaataatGTCATGGAACCaaaactattaatttaggtaCGAAATAAatcattgcatatatatatactaggtAACAGTCTAACGTACAGACAAAGAACAACGTACTTGATGGcctgtctgtttttttttttttttttgacacttCGACCCTCAATCTCTCATATTCACCTTTCAGAatgtaagaaataaataaaaattcaaggtgCAGCGAAAGGAAATCAATTGATAATCAGTTGGTGAAAAGAAGTCGAATTCTGATGTAATTAAGGGGTTTATTTAAAAAGTGGCCGGCAATCAATATTGCAGATCAAGAAATGCGATTTTGAAGAGCTGAGAGGTAGGTGTTATTAATTTAGAGGAAGTGTATTATCATTACGTAATTAAATATTGGGTTATTGATAAGCCATAGGTTTACTGTCACTTAATTAGGtttgaaaataatgattttctaataataataataataataataataaaatgactGCATGCAGCTTTCACAGTTAAGGACAAAGTGAGAATCCACAGCAAATTGATGAAAGGTTCTCAgcagttttgtttgtttgttgccACGTACAATTAAAGAATTTTATGtgtatattataattaataaactcTTGTGTTAATGTGAGGGATCGATCCCCATCACTTATTTTATACTTAGCACATGAACCCTCAactaaaataaacaattaaattagcattaataattaaaaacaagtTGACGACTAGTACTtattcaataattttattttccaagagatataaattaattaattaaacaaattaaggGAGATACTTAATTTAGGTTTAACAATATCCCCATTAATTAGGTCAATGATGagtattttaattactattttcttACACAATAAAGCATTATCTAATTAGTCctattttaatattcaaaatataataacatTTTCAGCTCTTggttatatattaattaagatgTGTGTCGTGTGATATGCTGTTGACAGCTCAAGGCATGATGGTCCTCTTGCACTCAAGAACCTCAAACCCTTTAAACCTAATTAAACCCCAAGTGGGTTGTTATTATACAAGTTTCAGTCAATGGATGTCGATTAAG
This window encodes:
- the LOC132178433 gene encoding WRKY transcription factor 72A-like encodes the protein MDEVKEENERLKMLLARIAKDYQSLKMHFFDILQQEEAKSTTDTTSGSDGHQAKEEPELVSLSLGMTSSDQAKKHDKKNSNLSNGGQEDDERMNGQLSLRLDCRFEPGSNEDRRIIASSNINSFEEVLKEDEPTEIWPPSKVLKTARSTDDEVLQQNPLKKARVSVRARCDTPTMNDGCQWRKYGQKIAKGNPCPRGYYRCTVSSSCPVRKQVQRCVDDMSILITTYEGTHNHPLPISATAMASTTSAAASMLQSRSSSSSQGGLGTSATAPISSSTATNLHRFNFSASQNSRPHQFYIPNSSFSTSNSHPTVTLDLTTAPSTSSSSFGRFSSTPRYSSTRLNFSSSSSSSLDPNTLQSHWNGGYRGYSNYGKPAYNDNHIEYSNTAGKQPFQEHLYQNYMHNHQNAAVPLQENIVAATKAITSNPKFHSVLAAALTSYVGDARENINQGAGDHHHQSSSLKLKWGDSRTVNHIYPSSVQNVIGCGSSYLNKSPSLITSPQQGGLPLFPPSLQLSASKGASTALADNRDHFQL